The Malus sylvestris chromosome 3, drMalSylv7.2, whole genome shotgun sequence genomic sequence ATTGTGTTTGAAAAATgataataagaaaatgaaaactaatataTCATAAAAGGGCAAATcaattcaaattaaaaacaaatgaagCAATTACCACAACCCTAATTTTGCTTAGACTTACACAATTGTGCCTACTGGTACTGAACCCTCGCAGAAgtagaagaaagagaaatcatcCTTCTGCTCGATTTGAGGATAAATTATAGGGTCAAAACATTCTGCTCTCTAAGGTGGGAATAGATCCGAACAGAGGATGAGCATTTGTCGATCAAGTTTAGAAGGGGAAGTGACGGAAGTCTGCTTGCAGAGAGCTAAAAAGGAGATAGAATACCAAGTCAAGTCAATTTTACAGTATTTTCAGTTTAACTTTAAGCTAgattctctttcattttgtttagattTAGCTAGCAGCCTAGCAACTATTCATCAAGTGAATTTAGCATTTGAGATAGCTACGTTGTTGAAGTTTGATATAAGAGTTTTTAGGCTAAAGTAGGCCAGTTTGTTGGAAATACTCtaattctttatcaaatttttttctagtttttattttatcaatttggtcatcgtgttttttttttctttctttttaagcAACTATATATTCATTAAGTCAAAAGAAACAACAAGTAAGCTGGCCAAGAAAAGAATCGGCCACATTAAGGGTTATAGTCTTTAAACAAAACATCAGTAAAATGTCTAGAGGTTCTTCAAACCACGCGCGCCGACAAGCAAACGAAGCTACCCATCATCTTGGTCACcgtgtttgtttttgttaataATGCAAGGAtaatatttcatttttctttaattaactacaaaagaaaactaaaatttgattaaatccATAAAATTACTCagtatttttaaaaattgtcTTTTAAGCTAATTAAAATATTACTCAGTATTTAAAATTGTCTTTTAAGCTAATTAAGGAACAATGTCACATCACCCCCAACTTGGTGCACATGGAAAATTCTTTAGGGAACacaattaaaacttaaaagagcTAGCTCGCCATCATGCCACTCCAAAATGCACTACTATATCATCATACTTTTTTGTCACTCTTCTAAAAACAACTCTCTTTCCCTCTGATTTTCTCCCTCCTCCCTCTATATATACTCCACCATTTACCAACTCCGCCCTTCACCCTCACATCACACTTATAAATCTTAAACACCAATACTAATTCTCACTCATCATATTCTTAATTTCATATGGCTCCCAAGGGAGATAACCTTGTAGTTTCTAGTATAAAGCTCGAGAAGATATTTAGCATGAAAGGAGGCAAAGGAGAGTCCAGCTATGCCAACAATTCCCAAGCTCAGGTAATTAGCTAgtccattcaattaattaattttatttatgtatttaaCACTTAATATGTTTCAGTATTTGTTATTATCCAAATAattgtgttttaattaaattttcagGCCATACATGCAAGATCTATGCTTCACCtgctaaaagaaaccctagacAGCGTGCAACTGAGCTCCCCAGAAGTGCCATTTGTGGTTGTGGACCTTGGATGCTCAAGCGGAAGCAACACCATCTACATAATAGATGTGATCATCAAACACATGACCAAGCGCTATGAGGACTTGGGAGGTGACCCCCCTGAGTTCTCGGCATTTTTCTCTGATCTCCCCAGCAATGACTTCAACACCCTCTTCCAGCTTATCCCTCCTATGGCCAACCACGGCGGTAGCATGGAGGAGACCCTCGCTGCCGACAACCACCGCTCCTACTTTGCTGCTGGCGTCCCAGGTTCATTTTACCGGCGGCTCTTCCCGTCGAGGTCCATTGACCTTTTTCACTCAGCGTTCTCCTTGCATTGGCTCTCTCAGGTAATTAAGTAACTAAGCAGCTAGTAATCTTTTTTAGTTACCTAATTACATGGGATTTTTTAATAGTATAACGTAGTATGTACAAAATTCTAGGTTGGTGATGACAAATATGAAAAACCAATTAATACTCGTATGTTTCCAAGGAAAATATGCTACATCCACActagtgcaaaaaaaaaaaaaagctaaaaaataggcaaagaaagaaaaaccataCGATTTTCTTGCCGATTTAGAATAGGTCAAAAAGTTAAATGCCAGGAATTATGGTCTCGATGGTTAATAGGAACTGTTCATAAAAGACAATTATGTGTGGATGTTCGTCCTTTtaaaatgtcatttttttttaacaaacgatattatctacactaaaggggagaGGGATCTCTAATGCTAAATAATGGTAAAAAGTTAAGATATATGTCGATAGCATCAAGGGAAACCTTTTGTTTATATGGTATTCAACTTAGTTATCTGACTATAGGATTTTAGTACCCTTTTGTTTATATGCTATTCAACTCTATTAGTTATCTGACTAGGATTTTAGTACTACGTATATTTATACAAATTTAGAATAATATACATTGAATTACATTGCTCAATTTTTAACTTATTcgttttcatctcaaattcttcGTTTTTATGTTTGATTGTTATCGTATTCTACACGCAGTCGAGTGTGTACGTTCCATATAGTATTACCCTTGAATTAGACAGATGTTGAAATGTTATGTGTACACTCTTTTTAAATTGAACTTTATGTTTAAAACCTTAATTACACTTAGCTAGATTGGCTAATCAATTTTCAAAGCTAGATTAAATTAACCCATGTCTTGGTAtttaattagaaacaaaagcTTCTGAATCATTACATTCAAGTCGTTCAAGAGCAATTTAGTAAGTTATATAACTACATACTTTTCCCGAGTACTCAAGTAGCTAGAGTAATAACTATTCGACCAAAAAACAAAGTAGCTAGCTAGTAATTGAGAATTAAAGGATGGTGATATTCACACATTTACTTTTACTCTCACATCCCTCTTTAtatcgaatgaattaaagaaaatcaatgaaaaaaataataaaaatatgttaaagataaaaataaatgtaaataacactatCCAAGCTAAATTACATTAAATGCAATgactaaaaagtcaaatgaCTTTGGaccaaaaaatcaaacaaaggTGGGTGAGCCTGGTCAAATGTCTCGAAGAATTTAAGCAACATGGCTCATGATGCATGCTTTTTTACAAAATGCTTGGGATTTTCAACAACTATTGAATAATCTTGTTGTGTAGTTAAAATTCAAAAGGtacatatatttaattaatatatttacgTTAGTTGAGTGGCTAGACTTATACTCTCTTTGATAGCAATCACTTTTCTAAAAACAAAGTAGAGTAGAAAAAATCATAAGAGAAGCAAGGTCTACAAACTGCAGCTTCTTCTGCTAATGCTTCTGTGGCTGGCATGAGTAAGCCTGAGCTTTAGCAGGCTTCCAAGTCCATATCTAGACATTGAACATATCGAGAAAAGAATTATATATGACTGTTAGATAGTGAATTTATTAAGTAAATACATGTATCATAAGCAAGCCCCTATAAAGATGAACATGTAAAACTCTTGTAGCTCAAATAGTTAACaataagtactatttatatattcaaagttttaagtttcatttttcttctctttcaatACCGCTTTTAAGAAACAAAACTTTGACACCGCTAGATTAACAATAATAATGTCTTGTGCGGGGACCCAGGTGCCAGAGAGTGTGCTGGACAAAAGATCAGCAGCCTACAACAAGGGAAGGGTGTTTATCCATGGTGCGAATGAGAGCACAGTCACTGCATACAAGAAGCAGTTTCAGACAGACTTGGCAAGCTTTCTCAGGTCGAGAGCCAAGGAGCTCAAGAAAGGAGGCTCCATGTTTCTTGTTTGCTTGGGTAGGACCTCAGTGGACCCTACTGACCAAAGTGGCCCAGGCCTTCTCTTTGGGACTCACTTTCAGGATGCTTGGGATGATCTTGTCCAAGAGGTAATcatatacataattatatatgtCACAAGAAAAAAACATTAGATGATAATGTTTGTTTTGTATGCTATGTGCATGCATAATACCATATAGGGTTATCGACCTAAGtaactttctttttttgtcacaTTTTATTTAATTGGCAGAccaaaaagcaaaagagaaattaaacaccaaaaaacaaataaacaaacgaGAAGGGAGATCTGCATGATTAGATTAGGTGTTATTGGTTTCACAAGACATTTATTATGAATTTTAACTGGTCATGATTAAGTCGGGGTGATTCTAGCCGTTGGATGTTAACCCTAAAACTGATCTGGCCCTTCCATTTGTAGATTA encodes the following:
- the LOC126614480 gene encoding indole-3-acetate O-methyltransferase 1-like, giving the protein MAPKGDNLVVSSIKLEKIFSMKGGKGESSYANNSQAQAIHARSMLHLLKETLDSVQLSSPEVPFVVVDLGCSSGSNTIYIIDVIIKHMTKRYEDLGGDPPEFSAFFSDLPSNDFNTLFQLIPPMANHGGSMEETLAADNHRSYFAAGVPGSFYRRLFPSRSIDLFHSAFSLHWLSQVPESVLDKRSAAYNKGRVFIHGANESTVTAYKKQFQTDLASFLRSRAKELKKGGSMFLVCLGRTSVDPTDQSGPGLLFGTHFQDAWDDLVQEGLITSEKRDSFNIPVYASSLQDFKEVVEADGSFIINKLEIFKGGSPLVVSQPDDAAEVGRALANSCRSVAGVLIDAHIGDHLGNELFSRVEKRGTSQAKELLEKLQFFHIVASLSLA